A stretch of the Phyllopteryx taeniolatus isolate TA_2022b chromosome 5, UOR_Ptae_1.2, whole genome shotgun sequence genome encodes the following:
- the mphosph6 gene encoding M-phase phosphoprotein 6, whose protein sequence is MRGSSCSAWLQPFTSAVRSFLFWLFFLFFRSVGGLASRSSCCQTLRMSSDSLKLSKNLLRMKFMQRGLDAETKKQLRDDEKRIISDEHWYLDLPEQRTRENSIVEERSFVPFEELLFGRVSFGGFNPEVEKLMAQMNPRRARQEEADVEAGRMQTDVTDEEMALRYESLVGSLKKKFARKRERGAIEDGENDRLDVNDNVVEKNTKRKMFLEPDH, encoded by the exons ATGCGCGGCTCGTCTTGTAGCGCATGGCTGCAACCTTTCACCTCTGCCGTACGTTCGTttcttttttggttgtttttcttgttctttcgtTCCGTCGGCGGCCTGGCAAGTCGTTCGTCGTGCTGCCAAACTTTGAGGATGTCGTCCGACTCACTCAAACTCTCCAAAAACCTCCTGCGCATGAAA TTCATGCAGCGAGGTCTGGACGCCGAGACGAAGAAGCAGCTGCGAGACGACGAGAAAAGGATCATCAGTGACGAGCACTGGTACCTGGACCTGCCCGAACAACGCACGCGAGA GAACTCCATCGTGGAAGAGAGAAGTTTCGTTCCGTTCGAGGAGCTTTTGTTCGGCCGCGTGTCCTTCGGAGGCTTCAACCCGGAAGTGGAG AAGCTGATGGCGCAGATGAATCCTCGCCGGGCCCGACAGGAGGAGGCGGACGTTGAAGCCGGCCGCATGCAGACGGACGTGACGGATGAAGAGATGGCGCTCAG GTACGAGAGTTTGGTGGGAAGCCTGAAGAAGAAGTTTGCCCGCAAGCGAGAGCGGGGCGCCATCGAAGATGGCGAAAACGACCGCCTCGACGTCAATGACAATGTGGTggagaaaaacacaaagaggAAAA